One Pieris rapae chromosome 7, ilPieRapa1.1, whole genome shotgun sequence genomic window carries:
- the LOC110992751 gene encoding uncharacterized protein LOC110992751 isoform X3 — translation MNTSHTAMLDLEERQKQLLKKLDKLHEQINIIRSSCNFDNIKEDNSILVPKPIKEHLNEVVITINQDKLPWFLIPLLHENPGLKYTWHIHSSVLANRIHKIQAFFKNINLPPAGSNIPRVNLRIIFKKSTTELKISSLGLPIRGNVNILRYLCEQYPNTAVYSYNDYEMENLLDTCYLLENASETQKPILCKKLFPSSDIQWIYKNQFSIVDLALYNEIKQIQNHKKLVPQKWLSNCEKNIEK, via the exons ATG AATACATCACATACAGCTATGTTAGATCTTGAGGAAAGACAAAAACAACTACTAAAGAAGTTGGATAAACTTCAtgagcaaataaatataataaggtcTTCTTGCAactttgataatataaaagaagaTAATTCTATCCTTGTGCCAAAACCCATAAAG gaGCATCTGAATGAAGTTGTGATCACTATAAACCAAGATAAATTACCATGGTTTCTGATACCTTTGTTACATGAAAATCCAGGTCTAAAATATACATGGCACATTCATTCCTCTGTCCTTGCTAACAGAATTCACAAAATTCAggcttttttcaaaaacataaatttgcCACCAGCAGGAAGCAATATACCCAGAGTAAATTTaaggataatatttaaaaaaa GTACTACAGAACTTAAAATTTCATCCCTTGGTTTACCAATCAGgggtaatgtaaatattttacgataCCTTTGTGAACAGTACCCAAACACTGCTGTATACAGTTACAATGACTATGAAATGGAAAATTTGCTAGATACTTGCTATTTGCTTGAAAATGCATCAGAGACTCAAAAGCcaattttgtgtaaaaaattatttccaagCAGTGATATTCAATGGATTTATAAGAATCAGTTTAGTATTGTAGATCTTGCTTTATATAATGAGATAAAACAAATTCAGAATCATAAAAAACTTGTACCTCAAAAATGGCTTTCtaattgtgaaaaaaatatagaaaagtaA
- the LOC110992751 gene encoding uncharacterized protein LOC110992751 isoform X2, with protein MYLMKNIVPMNSCIDLPTCMYNMRNPTQEVSKDDIDIKICDQNTSHTAMLDLEERQKQLLKKLDKLHEQINIIRSSCNFDNIKEDNSILVPKPIKEHLNEVVITINQDKLPWFLIPLLHENPGLKYTWHIHSSVLANRIHKIQAFFKNINLPPAGSNIPRVNLRIIFKKSTTELKISSLGLPIRGNVNILRYLCEQYPNTAVYSYNDYEMENLLDTCYLLENASETQKPILCKKLFPSSDIQWIYKNQFSIVDLALYNEIKQIQNHKKLVPQKWLSNCEKNIEK; from the exons atgtatttaatgaaaaatattgttccaATGAATAGTTGTATAGATCTACCAACTTGCATGTATAATATGAGGAATCCTACGCAAGAAGTTTCCAAAGATgacattgatataaaaatatgtgaccAG AATACATCACATACAGCTATGTTAGATCTTGAGGAAAGACAAAAACAACTACTAAAGAAGTTGGATAAACTTCAtgagcaaataaatataataaggtcTTCTTGCAactttgataatataaaagaagaTAATTCTATCCTTGTGCCAAAACCCATAAAG gaGCATCTGAATGAAGTTGTGATCACTATAAACCAAGATAAATTACCATGGTTTCTGATACCTTTGTTACATGAAAATCCAGGTCTAAAATATACATGGCACATTCATTCCTCTGTCCTTGCTAACAGAATTCACAAAATTCAggcttttttcaaaaacataaatttgcCACCAGCAGGAAGCAATATACCCAGAGTAAATTTaaggataatatttaaaaaaa GTACTACAGAACTTAAAATTTCATCCCTTGGTTTACCAATCAGgggtaatgtaaatattttacgataCCTTTGTGAACAGTACCCAAACACTGCTGTATACAGTTACAATGACTATGAAATGGAAAATTTGCTAGATACTTGCTATTTGCTTGAAAATGCATCAGAGACTCAAAAGCcaattttgtgtaaaaaattatttccaagCAGTGATATTCAATGGATTTATAAGAATCAGTTTAGTATTGTAGATCTTGCTTTATATAATGAGATAAAACAAATTCAGAATCATAAAAAACTTGTACCTCAAAAATGGCTTTCtaattgtgaaaaaaatatagaaaagtaA
- the LOC110992751 gene encoding uncharacterized protein LOC110992751 isoform X4: protein MLDLEERQKQLLKKLDKLHEQINIIRSSCNFDNIKEDNSILVPKPIKEHLNEVVITINQDKLPWFLIPLLHENPGLKYTWHIHSSVLANRIHKIQAFFKNINLPPAGSNIPRVNLRIIFKKSTTELKISSLGLPIRGNVNILRYLCEQYPNTAVYSYNDYEMENLLDTCYLLENASETQKPILCKKLFPSSDIQWIYKNQFSIVDLALYNEIKQIQNHKKLVPQKWLSNCEKNIEK, encoded by the exons ATGTTAGATCTTGAGGAAAGACAAAAACAACTACTAAAGAAGTTGGATAAACTTCAtgagcaaataaatataataaggtcTTCTTGCAactttgataatataaaagaagaTAATTCTATCCTTGTGCCAAAACCCATAAAG gaGCATCTGAATGAAGTTGTGATCACTATAAACCAAGATAAATTACCATGGTTTCTGATACCTTTGTTACATGAAAATCCAGGTCTAAAATATACATGGCACATTCATTCCTCTGTCCTTGCTAACAGAATTCACAAAATTCAggcttttttcaaaaacataaatttgcCACCAGCAGGAAGCAATATACCCAGAGTAAATTTaaggataatatttaaaaaaa GTACTACAGAACTTAAAATTTCATCCCTTGGTTTACCAATCAGgggtaatgtaaatattttacgataCCTTTGTGAACAGTACCCAAACACTGCTGTATACAGTTACAATGACTATGAAATGGAAAATTTGCTAGATACTTGCTATTTGCTTGAAAATGCATCAGAGACTCAAAAGCcaattttgtgtaaaaaattatttccaagCAGTGATATTCAATGGATTTATAAGAATCAGTTTAGTATTGTAGATCTTGCTTTATATAATGAGATAAAACAAATTCAGAATCATAAAAAACTTGTACCTCAAAAATGGCTTTCtaattgtgaaaaaaatatagaaaagtaA
- the LOC110992751 gene encoding uncharacterized protein LOC110992751 isoform X1, translating to MYLMKNIVPMNSCIDLPTCMYNMRNPTQEVSKDDIDIKICDQVIQLVKNTSHTAMLDLEERQKQLLKKLDKLHEQINIIRSSCNFDNIKEDNSILVPKPIKEHLNEVVITINQDKLPWFLIPLLHENPGLKYTWHIHSSVLANRIHKIQAFFKNINLPPAGSNIPRVNLRIIFKKSTTELKISSLGLPIRGNVNILRYLCEQYPNTAVYSYNDYEMENLLDTCYLLENASETQKPILCKKLFPSSDIQWIYKNQFSIVDLALYNEIKQIQNHKKLVPQKWLSNCEKNIEK from the exons atgtatttaatgaaaaatattgttccaATGAATAGTTGTATAGATCTACCAACTTGCATGTATAATATGAGGAATCCTACGCAAGAAGTTTCCAAAGATgacattgatataaaaatatgtgaccAGGTTATACAATTAGTCAAG AATACATCACATACAGCTATGTTAGATCTTGAGGAAAGACAAAAACAACTACTAAAGAAGTTGGATAAACTTCAtgagcaaataaatataataaggtcTTCTTGCAactttgataatataaaagaagaTAATTCTATCCTTGTGCCAAAACCCATAAAG gaGCATCTGAATGAAGTTGTGATCACTATAAACCAAGATAAATTACCATGGTTTCTGATACCTTTGTTACATGAAAATCCAGGTCTAAAATATACATGGCACATTCATTCCTCTGTCCTTGCTAACAGAATTCACAAAATTCAggcttttttcaaaaacataaatttgcCACCAGCAGGAAGCAATATACCCAGAGTAAATTTaaggataatatttaaaaaaa GTACTACAGAACTTAAAATTTCATCCCTTGGTTTACCAATCAGgggtaatgtaaatattttacgataCCTTTGTGAACAGTACCCAAACACTGCTGTATACAGTTACAATGACTATGAAATGGAAAATTTGCTAGATACTTGCTATTTGCTTGAAAATGCATCAGAGACTCAAAAGCcaattttgtgtaaaaaattatttccaagCAGTGATATTCAATGGATTTATAAGAATCAGTTTAGTATTGTAGATCTTGCTTTATATAATGAGATAAAACAAATTCAGAATCATAAAAAACTTGTACCTCAAAAATGGCTTTCtaattgtgaaaaaaatatagaaaagtaA